A section of the Methanococcoides sp. LMO-2 genome encodes:
- the glmU gene encoding bifunctional sugar-1-phosphate nucleotidylyltransferase/acetyltransferase, producing the protein MKAVILAAGEGIRCRPLTATRSKVMLPVANKPILEHVIDSLSKNDIKDIILVVGYERERIMNYFGDGIDFGVNIKYVHQKAQLGTAHAIKQTADLMEKEDHDIMVLNGDNVIEPQTIRNLIDKHGGNATILTTKKEHICGYGVVIASGKKVTKIIEKPTSELSHIINTGIYIFDQGIFERIEHTPISPLGEYAITDTIQQMIDDGMEVDQVVTRSLWRDAVFAWDLLKDNSMFLSRSEDYNIEGTVEEGAVIHGNVSIGNNTVIRSGCYIAGPVMIGDNCEIAPNVVILPSTTIGDNVSIGSFTQIQNSIIMDDTRIHSHGSIANSVIGMNNSIGPYFVAEDRENVKIEMEQQLHIAEKLGAITGDDITIGHRVLVKAGSIISHNCKIESGKTISRMLPENSIVV; encoded by the coding sequence ATGAAAGCTGTAATTCTGGCTGCAGGGGAAGGTATCCGGTGTCGACCACTCACTGCCACCCGATCAAAGGTCATGCTTCCTGTTGCAAATAAACCGATACTTGAACATGTCATCGATTCACTTTCAAAGAACGATATAAAAGACATAATACTGGTAGTGGGTTACGAGCGAGAACGCATAATGAACTACTTTGGTGATGGGATCGACTTCGGAGTAAATATCAAATACGTTCACCAGAAAGCACAGCTTGGAACAGCTCACGCCATAAAGCAGACAGCAGACCTGATGGAAAAAGAAGATCACGATATTATGGTCCTTAATGGAGATAACGTCATTGAGCCTCAAACAATCAGAAACCTGATAGACAAGCATGGTGGCAATGCAACGATCCTTACCACAAAAAAAGAGCACATTTGCGGATATGGTGTTGTTATAGCAAGTGGAAAAAAGGTAACAAAGATCATAGAAAAGCCGACATCCGAGCTCAGCCACATAATAAACACGGGCATATACATCTTCGACCAGGGCATCTTTGAAAGGATCGAACACACACCAATATCACCACTCGGAGAATACGCGATCACTGACACCATACAACAAATGATAGATGATGGCATGGAAGTAGATCAGGTTGTTACAAGATCATTATGGAGAGATGCGGTCTTTGCATGGGATCTCCTTAAAGACAATTCGATGTTCCTTAGCAGATCAGAAGACTACAATATAGAAGGAACCGTTGAAGAGGGAGCTGTTATCCACGGAAATGTCAGCATCGGCAACAATACGGTGATCAGATCCGGGTGTTACATTGCAGGCCCTGTAATGATCGGCGACAATTGCGAGATCGCACCAAATGTAGTTATACTGCCATCCACAACCATCGGAGATAACGTTTCCATTGGATCATTTACACAGATCCAAAACAGTATAATCATGGATGATACGAGGATACACTCCCATGGATCGATCGCAAATTCAGTCATTGGAATGAACAATTCAATAGGACCTTATTTTGTTGCTGAGGACAGGGAAAATGTTAAAATCGAGATGGAACAACAGCTCCACATTGCTGAAAAACTAGGAGCAATCACAGGAGATGACATCACGATCGGTCACCGGGTACTCGTAAAAGCAGGTTCCATAATATCCCACAATTGCAAGATCGAGTCCGGAAAGACAATCTCCAGAATGTTACCTGAGAATTCCATCGTTGTTTGA
- the glmS gene encoding glutamine--fructose-6-phosphate transaminase (isomerizing) — protein MCGIIGYVGEHGAAPIIIDCLKKLEYRGYDSAGISVLDGKIDTYKTVGKIKELEKILPENLNGNIGIGHTRWATHGVPSTVNSHPHNSGDISVVHNGIIENYLSIKEKLQKEGYEFLSETDTEVIAHLLHSKLYGSVDSSSKTSSFFEALCSTLREIEGSYAITAICSSEPDLMLAARKDSPLIIGIGEKEYYAASDVTAFLNHTKDVIFVDDLDLVTIRPNGVEFFDINGDVLEKEKTTIEWDIEAAEKAGYEHFMLKEIHEQATSVHDTFSGKLSELDGSVNLDELDISNEEIRNIERIEIIACGTSLNAGLVGKYLFENLAGIHTDVDIGSEFRYSNPIMDENVLSIAITQSGETADTLAAIRSCRSYDCNTIAITNVVGSSITRDANSVLYTRAGPEIGVAATKTFTAQLIMLYVLAIKFARAKGIMDINYAKDMLVNLKRIPGQIQKILNHREEIRECAEMFAQKRDYFFVGRHLNYPIALEGALKLKEISYIHAEGFAGGELKHGPLALIEDGTPVVAIATKGHVYEKILSNIKEIKAREARVIAVANIDDTEIEKYVDWVLRVPATDELLSPLLSTVVLQLLAYYTALARGCSIDKPKNLAKSVTVE, from the coding sequence ATGTGTGGCATCATAGGATATGTAGGTGAGCATGGGGCAGCGCCTATAATAATAGATTGTTTAAAAAAACTCGAGTACAGAGGATATGACTCAGCCGGAATTAGCGTACTTGATGGAAAAATAGATACATACAAGACCGTGGGGAAAATAAAAGAGCTGGAAAAGATCCTTCCAGAAAACCTCAATGGAAATATAGGCATCGGGCATACACGTTGGGCCACTCATGGTGTTCCGAGCACTGTGAACTCACATCCCCATAACTCAGGGGACATATCTGTAGTTCACAACGGGATCATCGAAAACTATCTTTCCATCAAAGAAAAACTTCAGAAGGAAGGTTACGAATTCCTTTCCGAAACAGATACAGAAGTAATCGCACACCTTTTACACTCCAAACTGTACGGAAGTGTGGATAGCAGTAGCAAGACATCAAGTTTTTTTGAGGCGCTGTGCAGTACACTCCGAGAAATAGAAGGATCATATGCCATCACCGCCATATGTAGCAGCGAACCTGACCTTATGCTTGCTGCAAGAAAAGATAGCCCACTGATAATCGGCATCGGAGAGAAGGAATATTACGCAGCATCCGATGTTACAGCGTTCCTCAATCACACAAAAGATGTTATTTTTGTCGATGATCTGGACCTTGTTACTATCAGACCGAATGGAGTTGAATTCTTTGACATCAACGGAGATGTCCTTGAAAAAGAGAAGACCACAATCGAATGGGACATCGAAGCTGCGGAAAAAGCAGGATATGAGCACTTCATGCTTAAAGAGATACATGAGCAGGCCACTTCCGTGCATGATACATTTTCAGGCAAGCTGTCCGAACTTGATGGTTCCGTGAACCTTGATGAACTGGACATATCAAATGAAGAAATAAGGAACATTGAGAGAATAGAGATAATTGCCTGCGGGACATCGTTGAATGCAGGACTTGTAGGAAAATATCTCTTTGAAAACCTTGCAGGCATACACACTGATGTGGATATTGGGTCAGAGTTCAGATACAGCAATCCGATAATGGACGAGAATGTACTTTCAATTGCAATAACACAGTCAGGAGAAACTGCAGATACACTGGCTGCCATAAGAAGTTGCAGATCATATGACTGCAATACGATAGCTATCACAAACGTGGTCGGTAGCAGTATAACAAGAGATGCAAACAGCGTACTCTATACAAGAGCAGGACCCGAAATCGGAGTGGCTGCAACAAAGACATTTACAGCACAACTCATCATGCTATATGTTCTTGCCATCAAATTTGCAAGAGCAAAAGGAATAATGGACATCAATTATGCGAAGGACATGCTTGTGAACCTGAAGCGCATACCCGGACAGATCCAGAAGATACTGAACCACAGAGAGGAGATCCGCGAATGTGCAGAAATGTTCGCACAAAAAAGGGATTATTTCTTTGTTGGAAGGCACCTTAACTACCCTATCGCACTTGAAGGGGCCTTGAAACTTAAGGAAATATCATACATACATGCAGAAGGCTTTGCGGGCGGAGAACTCAAACATGGCCCCCTTGCCCTGATAGAGGACGGCACCCCAGTTGTAGCTATCGCCACAAAGGGACATGTGTATGAGAAGATCCTGAGCAATATCAAGGAAATAAAAGCAAGGGAAGCAAGGGTCATCGCTGTTGCCAATATCGATGATACAGAGATCGAAAAATACGTGGACTGGGTATTGCGCGTACCTGCAACAGATGAGTTGCTCTCACCTTTACTATCGACTGTGGTGTTACAATTGCTTGCATACTACACGGCTCTTGCAAGAGGATGTTCCATAGACAAACCAAAGAACCTTGCAAAGAGCGTTACGGTGGAATGA
- the glmM gene encoding phosphoglucosamine mutase: MKLFGSSGIRGITNKDVTVDLALKVGLALGKKKKTAVIGRDPRIAGEMIEHAVTSGLLSSGCDVVRVGMVSTPTLAYASRNYDCGVMITASHNPSEYVGIKLWNPDGMAFDSSQQEEIEDIIEMEDFEPVKWNEIGNLTEDGNAIRQHVEMIVKSVERSSKRIVIDCGSGAGSTITPYVLREIGCEVITLNSQPDGYFPARNPEPNDANLTLLKRAVKEFEADIGIAQDGDADRMMTVDENGEFITGDEMLAMFARHECKSDAKLVVPVDTSMMVDDALPDSTVIRTRVGDVYVAEEIKRSEADFGGEPSGSWIFPEISYCPDGIYASAKVMELIQDKSLSELKNELPHYPTRRGTVKCDNDKKKAVMELVSSELATSGNVTDIDGIRVDMEEGWVLVRPSGTEPKIRITAEAREGVDKLYEMVENVVKRGVA, translated from the coding sequence ATGAAGTTATTCGGATCATCCGGCATAAGAGGCATTACTAACAAAGACGTCACAGTAGATCTTGCGCTGAAGGTCGGACTTGCTTTGGGAAAGAAAAAAAAGACTGCAGTAATAGGACGCGACCCGCGTATTGCAGGAGAGATGATAGAACATGCAGTCACATCAGGATTGCTGTCATCTGGTTGTGACGTCGTTCGGGTCGGGATGGTAAGTACACCCACACTGGCCTATGCTTCCAGAAACTATGACTGCGGAGTTATGATAACCGCATCCCACAACCCTTCAGAGTATGTCGGAATCAAATTGTGGAATCCTGACGGAATGGCATTCGATTCGTCACAGCAGGAAGAGATCGAGGACATCATTGAAATGGAGGATTTTGAGCCTGTCAAATGGAACGAAATCGGAAATCTTACCGAAGACGGCAATGCGATCCGGCAACATGTGGAGATGATCGTCAAAAGTGTTGAAAGATCATCAAAGAGAATAGTCATAGACTGTGGGTCCGGTGCCGGAAGTACCATCACCCCATACGTCCTGCGGGAGATCGGGTGCGAGGTCATCACATTGAACTCACAGCCGGACGGCTATTTCCCTGCCAGAAACCCGGAACCTAACGATGCAAACCTCACGTTGCTCAAAAGGGCAGTGAAGGAATTCGAAGCTGACATCGGCATCGCACAGGACGGGGACGCAGACCGGATGATGACGGTGGATGAGAATGGAGAATTTATCACCGGGGATGAGATGCTTGCGATGTTTGCCAGACATGAATGTAAGAGCGATGCAAAGCTCGTGGTCCCTGTGGATACTTCAATGATGGTGGATGATGCCCTCCCGGATTCAACTGTAATCCGCACAAGAGTAGGCGATGTCTATGTTGCTGAGGAGATCAAGAGATCCGAAGCCGACTTCGGCGGAGAACCATCTGGAAGCTGGATATTCCCGGAAATATCATACTGCCCGGACGGAATATATGCATCTGCAAAGGTCATGGAACTAATTCAGGATAAAAGCCTTTCAGAACTGAAGAACGAGCTACCACACTATCCAACCCGCCGCGGGACTGTAAAGTGTGATAATGACAAAAAGAAAGCTGTAATGGAACTTGTCAGTTCTGAACTCGCCACTTCGGGAAATGTTACGGATATCGATGGAATACGCGTGGATATGGAAGAAGGATGGGTACTTGTAAGGCCTTCCGGAACGGAACCAAAGATACGCATCACTGCCGAAGCAAGGGAAGGTGTGGATAAACTTTACGAGATGGTGGAAAACGTTGTAAAAAGAGGTGTGGCATGA
- the glmU gene encoding bifunctional sugar-1-phosphate nucleotidylyltransferase/acetyltransferase: MKAVVLAAGEGTRMRPLTSAIPKVMLPIANKPMLEHIVDAATEAGIEGFVFITGYHEETIREHFGSGEKWGVTIDHVHQNEQLGTANAIGCAKGHVEGSFIVLNGDVLLSSSHISKMIEREENAVITVKRVENPSDFGVIETEGNRVSKIIEKPENPPTDLANAGIYLFRESIFELIEKTPLSPRGEYEITDTLQMLIDSSDNVGYEVLEEEWIDIGRPWDLLDANKVLLEGWKPEIAGLVEPNATLIGDVSVGEGTLIRNGAYIIGPVVIGKDCDIGPNCFIRPSTTIGNEVHIGNAVEVKNSIIMDGTKIGHLTYIGDSIIGRKCNFGAGTKVANLRHDGKNIKVSIKGKRTDSGRRKLGVIMGDDVHTGINSSINVGTVMESGSFTGPGEVVR, from the coding sequence ATGAAAGCCGTAGTCCTTGCAGCCGGGGAAGGTACCCGGATGCGACCATTAACATCAGCAATTCCAAAGGTCATGCTTCCCATAGCCAATAAACCCATGCTTGAGCATATCGTAGATGCTGCAACAGAAGCCGGTATTGAAGGATTTGTGTTCATCACAGGCTACCATGAGGAAACCATCAGGGAACACTTTGGTAGCGGCGAAAAATGGGGCGTTACCATCGATCATGTTCATCAGAATGAGCAACTTGGGACTGCCAATGCTATCGGCTGTGCAAAAGGACATGTCGAAGGCAGTTTTATCGTACTCAACGGGGACGTTCTGCTAAGCTCATCCCATATCAGTAAAATGATCGAACGGGAAGAGAATGCAGTCATTACGGTCAAAAGAGTGGAAAATCCTTCGGATTTCGGTGTTATTGAGACTGAAGGGAACAGAGTCTCAAAGATAATAGAAAAACCTGAGAATCCACCAACAGACCTTGCAAATGCAGGAATATACCTGTTCAGGGAATCTATTTTTGAGCTTATAGAAAAAACCCCACTATCACCAAGGGGAGAATACGAGATCACGGATACACTCCAGATGCTCATAGACAGCAGTGATAATGTCGGCTATGAAGTACTTGAAGAGGAATGGATCGACATCGGCAGACCATGGGACCTCCTTGACGCTAATAAAGTCCTTTTAGAAGGATGGAAACCTGAGATCGCCGGCCTTGTAGAACCCAATGCCACCCTGATAGGCGATGTGAGCGTGGGAGAAGGAACGCTTATACGCAATGGCGCGTACATAATCGGACCCGTTGTGATAGGAAAGGATTGTGATATCGGACCAAATTGTTTCATACGTCCATCAACAACTATCGGAAACGAAGTCCATATCGGAAATGCCGTTGAAGTAAAGAACAGCATCATCATGGACGGGACGAAGATCGGACACCTCACATATATAGGAGATAGTATTATAGGACGCAAGTGCAATTTCGGTGCCGGAACAAAAGTTGCTAACCTGAGGCATGATGGAAAGAACATCAAGGTGAGCATCAAGGGAAAAAGGACAGATTCCGGGAGACGTAAGCTTGGTGTTATCATGGGCGACGATGTCCATACAGGCATCAACAGCAGCATAAACGTCGGCACGGTCATGGAAAGTGGGAGTTTTACCGGGCCCGGAGAGGTTGTCAGGTGA
- a CDS encoding DHH family phosphoesterase: MIEMQKMVELAKQIAGIIDEYKHARVVSHNDADGISSAAIICQALLRKGIPYHLTIVGRLDDSVAEMVNETASDGDVVIFCDMGSGQPEIIEKVERDTIVIDHHKPVGDSPAKAMINPHMAGIDGAVHLCAATTTYLVAKGLDENNIDLAGLAIAGAVGDKQLFETANKVILDEAIEAGVVSVKKGLKVGSGDIADILENTPEPYLDITGDREKINAFLDMLDIHGDIDSLNAEQLQKLTSTIALKLTKSASPEAIDAAIGDVYVLNKEVVRNVYDLVAIMNTCGKQEVPGLAVALCMKDDSALEEAKEITLKSQKAIIADVKKAEELLHIGKSIYYLSGKDLESTGMIASTIIRYVHPDMPFIAVNEVEGIIKISGRGTRELVDKGLDLAYALRTAASSVGGNGGGHSIASGASIPMGKTEEFISLVDDIVGEQLN, from the coding sequence TTGATAGAAATGCAGAAAATGGTCGAACTTGCAAAGCAGATAGCCGGGATTATTGATGAATATAAGCATGCAAGAGTGGTCTCACACAATGATGCTGACGGAATATCCTCTGCAGCCATTATCTGCCAGGCCCTACTCAGGAAAGGGATACCATACCATCTGACGATTGTTGGTCGCCTGGACGACAGCGTTGCTGAAATGGTGAATGAGACTGCATCAGATGGCGATGTTGTAATATTCTGCGACATGGGAAGCGGTCAACCAGAAATCATCGAGAAGGTCGAAAGGGACACTATCGTGATCGACCATCATAAACCTGTGGGAGATTCGCCTGCAAAAGCCATGATCAATCCACACATGGCGGGTATCGACGGAGCAGTACATCTCTGTGCGGCCACCACCACATACCTTGTTGCAAAGGGACTGGATGAGAACAACATCGACCTTGCAGGACTGGCCATCGCCGGTGCAGTGGGAGATAAACAGTTATTCGAGACCGCGAACAAGGTCATACTGGACGAAGCCATTGAAGCCGGAGTAGTATCTGTAAAAAAGGGCTTGAAAGTCGGCAGCGGTGATATTGCTGACATACTGGAGAACACACCGGAACCTTATCTTGACATAACCGGCGACCGTGAGAAAATAAATGCTTTTCTGGACATGCTTGACATACATGGCGACATCGATTCACTCAATGCGGAACAACTGCAGAAGCTGACTTCTACAATTGCACTGAAGCTTACAAAGAGCGCAAGCCCCGAAGCTATCGATGCTGCCATAGGAGATGTATATGTTCTGAACAAAGAGGTTGTCAGGAATGTCTACGACCTCGTAGCCATAATGAACACCTGCGGAAAGCAGGAAGTTCCCGGGCTTGCAGTTGCTCTTTGCATGAAAGATGATTCCGCACTGGAAGAAGCAAAGGAGATCACGCTTAAGAGCCAGAAAGCCATCATTGCCGACGTTAAGAAGGCAGAGGAACTGCTCCATATAGGAAAGAGCATCTACTACCTGAGCGGCAAGGACCTTGAGTCCACAGGAATGATCGCCAGTACGATAATAAGGTATGTCCATCCGGATATGCCCTTTATTGCCGTTAATGAGGTGGAAGGAATTATCAAGATCTCCGGAAGGGGCACACGGGAACTGGTCGATAAGGGACTTGACCTTGCCTATGCACTCAGAACTGCCGCATCATCTGTGGGCGGAAACGGAGGCGGACACAGTATCGCTTCAGGTGCATCCATCCCAATGGGCAAAACGGAAGAATTTATTTCACTTGTGGACGACATTGTCGGAGAACAACTGAACTGA
- a CDS encoding KEOPS complex subunit Pcc1 yields the protein MKISTTIEFNSPDAPDVAKKVALSLKPDNLTNMETQIDEEKATITIQTEKISSMIATVDDLLMNAKIAEDIINEVEDENDL from the coding sequence ATGAAGATATCCACTACTATCGAGTTCAACAGTCCTGATGCACCTGACGTTGCGAAGAAGGTTGCCCTTTCACTAAAACCTGATAACCTGACCAACATGGAAACACAGATCGACGAGGAGAAGGCTACCATAACCATCCAAACGGAGAAGATCTCATCCATGATCGCTACAGTAGATGACCTGCTCATGAACGCAAAGATAGCAGAAGATATCATAAATGAAGTAGAGGATGAGAATGACCTCTGA
- a CDS encoding uracil-DNA glycosylase, which translates to MTSEWKTLEDVEENIFECKACPLSETVINKVVHKGSDSPKVLFIGEAPGKNEDETGVPFCGRAGKILDELIDYAELKESDWAVINTIKCRPPKNRNPNKTELEACKPFLKRQIELLDPKLIILLGNTAEKAFLNGQKMEWGAVEEFEGRNVLKIFHPAALIYTRSRTEDQHRFLDENRYLFS; encoded by the coding sequence ATGACCTCTGAATGGAAAACTCTTGAAGATGTCGAGGAAAACATCTTCGAATGTAAGGCATGCCCTCTTTCTGAAACTGTTATCAATAAAGTGGTCCACAAGGGATCAGACAGTCCAAAGGTACTTTTCATAGGAGAAGCCCCCGGCAAGAACGAAGATGAAACAGGAGTTCCTTTTTGCGGACGTGCAGGAAAGATACTTGACGAGCTCATCGATTATGCCGAACTTAAGGAAAGTGATTGGGCAGTCATCAATACCATCAAGTGCAGGCCTCCGAAGAACCGCAACCCAAACAAAACGGAGCTTGAAGCCTGCAAGCCATTCCTGAAAAGGCAGATCGAACTGCTTGATCCTAAATTGATAATCCTTCTAGGCAACACTGCAGAAAAGGCCTTCCTTAACGGACAAAAGATGGAATGGGGAGCTGTTGAGGAATTTGAAGGACGGAATGTGCTTAAGATCTTCCATCCGGCAGCATTGATCTATACAAGATCCCGAACAGAGGACCAGCACCGATTCCTTGATGAGAACAGGTATTTGTTCTCATGA
- a CDS encoding serine--tRNA ligase has product MELKFNLKGAFKTSADPSDAKDVIAQYIAEANETTLTKGAPEGQGAKITEWSVVDNSIEVSIESGRFVRAHDAMIRLRKPLAGKLGKEFHIGIRGIDVKEFTIEMPAEEELDNIRIPHVTNITNVEGGIKLELEVGESELENRIPDRILTLMEEKVKAKDYGGKAEHWQILWESEKKEHTFHGDPTQEMMKEGWIKRGASRGQWIHGPQSTRMFRTFERIVLEELLEPLGYREMIFPKLVPWEVWQKSGHAKGVYPEIYYVCPPKTRDPEYWEEVIDHYKVTHEVPTELIKEKIGEPIGGLCYAQCPPFWMYVQGETIPTEDFPIKVFDRSGTSHRYESGGIHGMERVDEFHRVEIVWLGTKEQVIATAKELHEKYMHIFNEILDLEWRKAWVTPWFMAQEGLTGLSEQGEAGTTDYEAPLPYRGEDGEWLEFQNVSINGNKYPSGFNVKCQSGEELWSGCSGVGLERWASAFFAQKGLDPENWPEEFRKRVGKVPEGINFL; this is encoded by the coding sequence ATGGAACTTAAATTCAACCTGAAAGGAGCATTCAAGACAAGCGCCGACCCGAGCGACGCGAAAGATGTTATTGCCCAATATATAGCTGAGGCAAATGAGACAACCCTTACAAAGGGAGCACCTGAAGGACAGGGTGCTAAGATCACAGAGTGGAGTGTTGTTGACAACAGCATCGAGGTCTCCATAGAATCCGGAAGGTTCGTCAGGGCACACGACGCAATGATCCGCCTCAGGAAACCCCTTGCAGGAAAGCTCGGGAAAGAGTTCCACATAGGTATTCGCGGCATTGATGTGAAAGAATTCACCATTGAGATGCCTGCAGAAGAGGAACTTGACAACATAAGGATCCCACACGTAACCAACATAACTAATGTTGAAGGCGGGATCAAACTTGAGCTTGAGGTCGGTGAGTCAGAACTTGAGAACCGTATTCCTGACAGGATACTGACCCTCATGGAAGAGAAGGTCAAGGCAAAGGATTACGGCGGTAAGGCAGAACACTGGCAGATACTCTGGGAAAGCGAGAAGAAGGAACACACATTCCATGGCGACCCTACACAGGAGATGATGAAGGAAGGCTGGATCAAGCGCGGAGCAAGCCGCGGACAGTGGATCCATGGCCCGCAGTCCACAAGGATGTTCAGGACGTTCGAAAGGATCGTTCTCGAAGAGCTCCTTGAGCCTCTGGGCTACAGGGAAATGATCTTCCCGAAACTTGTCCCATGGGAAGTATGGCAGAAATCAGGGCACGCAAAGGGCGTATATCCTGAGATCTACTACGTCTGCCCTCCAAAGACAAGGGACCCGGAGTACTGGGAAGAAGTTATCGACCACTACAAGGTCACACATGAGGTGCCAACCGAACTTATCAAGGAAAAGATCGGAGAACCTATCGGCGGACTTTGCTATGCACAGTGCCCACCATTCTGGATGTACGTTCAGGGAGAAACCATCCCTACCGAGGACTTCCCGATAAAGGTGTTCGACAGGTCCGGCACATCACACCGCTATGAGAGTGGCGGCATCCATGGAATGGAACGTGTGGATGAGTTCCACCGTGTAGAGATCGTCTGGCTCGGTACAAAGGAACAGGTCATTGCAACTGCAAAAGAACTTCATGAGAAGTACATGCACATCTTCAACGAGATCCTTGACCTTGAGTGGAGAAAGGCATGGGTAACCCCATGGTTCATGGCACAGGAAGGTCTCACAGGACTCTCTGAGCAGGGCGAGGCAGGAACCACCGATTATGAGGCACCACTGCCTTACAGAGGCGAGGACGGCGAATGGCTCGAGTTCCAGAACGTCAGTATCAACGGTAACAAGTACCCATCCGGATTCAATGTGAAATGCCAGTCAGGAGAGGAACTCTGGTCAGGCTGTTCCGGCGTGGGACTTGAGCGCTGGGCATCCGCATTCTTCGCACAGAAAGGACTGGACCCGGAAAACTGGCCGGAAGAATTCAGAAAGAGAGTCGGCAAAGTTCCAGAGGGAATTAATTTCCTCTGA
- a CDS encoding 30S ribosomal protein S3ae: protein MAKKRVQRKLDKWKSKEWYNIEAPKFIGSNHIGVTPTDEPENLVGRVVETTVGELTNDFSKHNIKLKLEIDNVVGDVANTRFIGHEITTDYLRSIVKRQTSRIDTNLNVKTKDGYKIRVKPICFTVKRARTSQIKALRDVMTETVAKRASELDFEQFVEEAIVGKLSANIYRKAKSIYPLRRVEIRKTEVQAIPASAVATPVVEEAPAVVEEAVEAPAAEE from the coding sequence TTGGCAAAAAAGAGAGTACAAAGGAAGCTGGATAAATGGAAATCAAAAGAGTGGTACAACATCGAGGCACCAAAGTTCATTGGTAGCAACCACATCGGTGTAACCCCAACCGACGAACCGGAGAACCTGGTAGGTCGTGTAGTGGAGACCACTGTCGGTGAACTCACCAATGATTTCTCAAAGCACAACATCAAACTCAAACTTGAGATCGACAACGTAGTCGGTGATGTTGCAAACACAAGGTTCATTGGTCACGAGATCACAACTGACTACCTGCGTTCCATTGTAAAGCGCCAGACTTCCAGAATTGATACAAATCTCAATGTCAAGACAAAAGATGGTTACAAGATCAGGGTCAAACCTATCTGCTTTACAGTCAAGAGAGCAAGGACAAGCCAGATCAAGGCTCTTAGAGACGTAATGACCGAAACAGTAGCAAAGCGCGCATCTGAACTCGACTTCGAGCAGTTCGTGGAAGAAGCTATTGTCGGAAAGCTTTCCGCAAACATCTACAGGAAGGCAAAATCCATCTACCCACTTAGAAGGGTAGAGATCAGAAAGACCGAAGTTCAGGCAATCCCTGCATCAGCTGTAGCAACTCCAGTAGTTGAAGAAGCACCAGCTGTTGTAGAAGAAGCTGTAGAAGCACCTGCAGCTGAAGAGTGA